The sequence ACAATTTTTCCCATGTCCATACGAATAAATTTATTATTCTTCATGATATCTGAGATCAAAAGTTCATCTTTTGGATCCGTAAGTCCCACCATTTTGAGAAGGTCCTTGGTCCCAATTTCAAAATTGTAACCTTGTTTGGGTGCCACTTTGATTCGATTTTTTTCGGCCAAAGTCATTAGTGTATCTACGATGCGGCCTTGTGGGTCTTTCAAAAGAAGGTTAGCTAACTGTTTGTAGGCAATCCAAATTCGTTCGGATAAAAGTGTGATAAGCCTTGTTGCCAATTGTGGTTGGGCTTTTACCATTCCTTCAAAGTTGGCTTTGTTGATGGCAAGGAGTTCCACATCGCCCGCTGCGACAGCAGACGCGGAACGAGGTTTGTTATCAAGGATTGCCATCTCACCAAAAATGTCCCCTGCTTGGAGAACTGCGAGCATCACCTCGTTCTGGTTTACAATTTTGGAAATTTTAACCTTTCCACTTTGTAAAATAAATAGTTCCTTACCTGGTTCGTGTTCACAAAAAATCATCTCACTATCTTTATAGTTTCGATTGAATTTATTGTAATCAATGGGCGGTGCTTGGAAAGGTTGGTTGCTTGTCTGCAAACGTAATTTTGCCTGCGGTACAAACTGTCCGTTAGGAAGGTGCTTTAAATAACTTTGGTAAGCGAAGGTAGCGTGTGATGTATTTTGCTGTTGGAAGTAATATTCGCCAATTTTAAAAAGTTCGTTTGGATCTTCTTCAACGGCGTTACGAAAAGAAAGTCTTGTAATTGTAGTATCAAATTGTCGTAACTTCATTGAGAAGAAACGAATGATATTCATCGCAACTGCCGTAGACTTTTGGATCAGGGTTCCAAATTGGTCGTAACTAACAGAGATTAAAGATACGTTGGTGAGTGAAGTGGCAGATTCAATCTGTGGGTGTTGGCTCATAGCTGCCACCACTCCGAAAAAGTCACCAGGTCCTAAAACTTGGTTTGGATCTTCTCCGACAACAGCCGTCTCACGAGTGACACGTACCTTCCCCTCACGGATGATATAGAAATTGTTCGCATCCTTTTTCCCCTCTACAATGATGTAGGAGTTCGCTGGGAAAGTAACCATTTGAAAAAACGACATTCTTAAATCTCTGAACCCTTTTTGCTCAACGTGCCTAGTTTATTATCGGAGATCCCTAGGGCAATATTTTCGTAAAAATTACTTATTTTTACTCTCTCCTAAAATTTCCATCTGAGTCAGTTCTAATTCCGCTTCTTGTGCAATTTTACTGGAATACGTATTTTTGATAATGTCCTGAAAAATCTGATACGCTTTGTCTTCCCTGCCCATACGGACATAGGCTTTGCCAGAAATTAAGTAGGATTCGAGTCCTTCTTCCGTATTGGGAAATTCTTTATAAATTTTCAGTTCGTTTTCAGCAAGTGCCAATACATCGCCTGTCATTCGGTAGTTGGAACTTAAGGTTTTTCGCACTTCGCGTGTTTTGGAATGGCCTGGATAGAGTAATAAAAAGCTTTTGCAGGATTCCACCGATTGGTAGTGGTTCCGATCCTCTAGAAACTCTTTTGCCTTCTTGTAGAGGAGTTCCCCTTGTTGGTTTCGTTCGTCCGCAAAAATTTGACTCACGGAACGATCGGCTAAAAGAGGAAAAAACCCCATAGAAACAAGGATTCCTAGGGTAAAAGTCACTCGTAAGGAGTTGGTCCAGGCTGTCGAATTCTGTCTCATTACTATCAGTTTCGGCCAGAACTGAGATTCTCGTGAACGGGTTTTTCCTCTGAAATGGCAAGAATTTTCGGAACCCCTGTCAAATCCCAAAGTTCTGCGGATGCTTTCATACGTTTTCCAGCGGGCAAAGGGAAAACAAAACGACCTTTTCCTTCTGGCCCAATTTTTAATTCAATTTGATGTTTGGTGAGGTCTCCCATCCTTCGCTCTCGAAGCGGTGGAACAGGGAAACTTCGTTGTTTTTCTTCTGCTGGATAAAGATACAACTGCACCATATAGGAAGTATTGGTTTTGGCAGTGTATTCGTAATTCAGAATGTAACCAGATTCTGATCCATCTTCATAAGGAAGGATATTCAGGATTTTGATTTGGTTTTGGGATGGTGCGGCTAGATTTGTATTGTGATTGGTGGTTTCCGAGACAAGCTTGGGTTCCTGTTCTGAGGAAAAAAAGATTTGTTTGAAAGAAGAATCATAATCTTCAGGACCTTTCAAAGAATAATAATGTCCGTCTCCAAGGATGGAAAGCCGTTTGAGATCTTCCTCTCCTTTGGGGTCAATGTCGATCCCTAGCACCTGTAATCGAAATTTTTTTCCGGATTGTTTCAGTTGGTACAGAACGGCTTTTGGATCTCCATCGCAACTTTCCACCCCATCGGAGATAAAAATAATCTCCGTTTCTTGAAGATCATTCAAAAGAAACTCACCAACCAAGTTTAAGGTTTGGGCGATGGGTGTTGATCCTGCAGGCACAATGGACGAAATTTTTTGGCTCACAAGAGATGCAGCTCCTCGTTGGATGGGGTGATACAACCTGGCGGATGAACATCCTGCGATTCGGTTTCCGTAAGCAACAAGTCCCACACTCACATCTTTTGGCAATCCCCCAAGAACTTGTAATAATTTTTCTTTGGCAACGGCCATCCTTGTTTTTCCATCCCATTTTTCAGACATGGAACCACTGGCATCTAAAATAAAAACATATCGTTTGTTAGGTTGTACTTGCGGGGAAAGGGGAAAAAAGGAAAGAAAAAATAAAATGAGGATGGCAAAATTCCTTTTCAGTTGCTGGTTTTTATTTTTTTTCCGCACCTGTACACCATCGGCGAAAACAGGAATTGACCTTAGAGGGATTTGGGATCTAAAAAAGGCGGAACGACTAGGTTTGGTTTCACGAGAAGGGGAGTTCTGTCAAAAGAAGAATGTGCCCGTAGGAATCGCAAAATCATTTCGCAGGTAGCACCCCAAAGGAGACCATCTCCTAAATCAAAATAATAAGCAAAATGTTCCCGGCCAGGCACTTGAATGGCATAAAAAGGTTTTGTCCAAAGATCGGAAAAGGAAAGGAGAATGACTCGTTCCACTTCCTCTGTGTTATGCTGAAAGGATAAATCACCTTCATAGGTGGCCAAAAATGGAGTGATATGAAAACCGGTTCTTGTATGGAGCCCTTCTAGTTTTCCAAGAACATTCAAAGTAGAACTTTGGACACCCATCTCTTCTTCCCATTCCCGAAGGGCCGTGACTAAAAGATTGGAATCTTCTTTTTCTTTGACTCCACCCGGAAAAGAAATTTGGCCGGGGTGGGATTTTAGATTTTTGGAACGTTCAGTAAGAATGATTCCTTCTGCAATATCTTTGGATCCATATAAAGGAAAAATCACTCCTGACTTCACTTCTGATGTGTCAGGAATTTCATCAAAGTCCCTTGAAAGTTTTTTTACAAAGGACTCGTAGGGTAACATCAACCCTCGTCTTTCGAGTTTTGGTTTTGTTTTTTCCTACGTTTGGCAACAAATGCTTCTTTGGAACGAATGGCCACCAAACGGTTGATCATCGAATCAAAAGGAAGTCCTTGGATGGCAGCAAGTAAACTTGGGCCATAGTTTTGTACTTTCCAATCCGAAAACACATGGAGGGCTTTTAATTCTTCTAAGGTTTTTGGTGCTGCTCGCAAAATAACAATGAGTTGTTTGTTCGAAGGAAGAAGGGAGTGTTCCATTCGTCTAGCGCGCATAATGCGGAGTCGCCATTTTTTAGCATTTTCGAATTTATGGTTTTCATCTTCGTTTAAGTCTTCGCCATGACGTTTCGAAAGTTCTGATGTATCGATAGGATCATTGTATTCAGCAGTTAATAGTTTGAAAATTTCTGTTCCGTCTTTTTTTCCAAACCATTCCACACATTTTTCTTCGTTCGGATGTCCTTTCACTGCTTGTGATAAACGATCGTTATTAAAAACTCGGAAACTAGCTTTGTTAATTCGTTTTGCTTTTTCATCACGGTAACGAAGAAGTTCTAAAATTTTTCTTCTTTCAAGCGGAGTGAAATTAAGAATGTCAGGAAATTTTCCAAGAGAAAATCCTTCTCCTTCTTTGGCTACATACTCTTCGGATGCAATGAATTCAAATTCGGAGATAGCTTCATCATAAAGAGATCTTCGTTTGAGTTCTTCTTCCATTTTTAACCAAATGGATTCTAAATAAGCAGTGTCGAGTGCTGCATATTTAAGTTGTTGTTTTTGAAGAGGACGAATTTCCCAATTAGACTTTTGTTCTACTTTGGAAAGTGTTACTTTATGGTAATGTTCTACTACATGTGACAAAGAACTTTGTTCTAATGACAATAATCGAGAACTGATCATTGTATCTGCCGTGTTCACAAATTTGAACCCAAAGTCTCTTTTTAAGGCTTTGATGTCATCTTGTGCCGAATGGAAGATTTTGAGAATGTTCGGATCTGCAAACAAAGGACCCAAAGCTGACAAATTTGTGATTTTTAGAGGGTCAATCAGGTAATTTTTGCCATTAGAATTGATCTGGATGAGACAAACTTTGGGGTAGTACGTGTAATAACCGGAGGACTCGGTGTCGATCGACATGATTTTGGACTGTCTGAGATTGATCAGAGCTAAATCCAAAGCTTTTGCTGTATCAACGAGAATATAGTTGGAATTGATTTGCATCTAATTGGGATTTTGGAAATACTGCAATTGTCATTCTAACAATGATTCTCCAATCTGACAAACCAAAAGAAGAATGTGCCATTTTCGGCATCTACAATAGCAAGGAAGCTGCTAATTTTACCTACCTAGGTTTGTACTCAATGCAACACCGAGGCCAGGAGTCCAGTGGGATCGTCACAACAGATGGTTCTCACTTATACCGGTATGCCAACATGGGTCTCGTGGCAAATATCTTCACTCAACCGAAGATCAAAGAGCTCATAGGGGATTCGGCCATTGGTCACAACCGGTATTCCACAACGGGAGCCAGTTTTCTAAGGAATGCTCAGCCCATCCGCGTGGAATCCCACTTAGGTCCTGTGGCACTTGCCCACAATGGTAACCTAGTCAACTCCTGGGACATTCGAAATAAGCTCGAAAGAGACGGATCGATCTTTCAAACCACCATCGATTCCGAAGTCATTGTCCACTTGATGGCGAAAAGCCATAAAACAGACCTTCTAGAAGCACTCTGTGAATCACTTGCACAAGTTCGCGGTGCCTACTCTCTGTTAGTTTTAACTCCAAGATACTTAATTGCAGTGCGAGATCCCAACGGTTTTCGCCCCCTTGTGATGGGGAAACGAAGTGATGGTGCCATTGTCTTTGCTTCTGAAACCTGTGCTTTTGATATCACCGAAACAGAATATGTAAGGGATGTGGAACCAGGTGAGATGATTGTTATCGATCATACGGGAATGCGTTCCCTCTACCCATTCCCAAAAGCAAAACCAAGTCTTTGTATATTTGAATACATCTACTTTGCAAGACCTGATTCGTATATCTTCGAAGAATCTGTTTATAAAGTAAGAAAATCTCTCGGTCGCCAGCTTGCGCGTGTTATGCCAGTGGAAGCCGACGTGATCATTCCTGTTCCAGATTCTGCAAACATTGCGGCCCTCGGTTATAGTGAAGAGTCTGGGATCCCATACCAAAGTGGTCTTGTGCGTTCTCATTACATTGGTCGTACCTTCATTGAACCGGACCAAAAAATTCGGGACTTTGGTGCCAAAATCAAATACAATGTGGTGAAAGAAGTGGTAAATGGAAAACGCGTTGTCATCATTGACGACTCGGTGATGCGAGGAACCACAAGCCGTAAAATCATTAAAATGATTCGGAATGCCGGCGCCAAAGAAATTCATTTTAGAGTTTCTGCTCCACCTACGGTTTCTCCTTGTTATTATGGTATCGATATTCCAACCCATAAAGAACTCATTGCATCGACTCATAGTATTGATGAGATTCAAAAGTATCTTCGTGTGGATTCTCTTGCTTATTTAACTTTGGATACAATGCATAAAGCAGTAGAAGGACACAAAGGCGGCGGATTTTGTGATGCTTGTTTCACTTCCAATTACCCAGTGGAATTTCAAGATCATGCAGGAAATCAAAAGTCTTTATTTACGGAATACGCGACGGAAGAGTAATGGAAGAGCTTGAACTTTCCAAAACCTTTGGTTTTGAAGCCGCACATTTTTTACCGAATGTTCCTGAAGGCCACAAATGCAAAAGAATGCATGGCCACAGTTTTCGTTTTGCAGTGTATCTTAAAGGTGAAATTGATCCTCACACTGGTTGGATCATGGACTTCGGTGAATTAAAATCCATCGTAAAACCAATCTTAGACGAACATTTGGATCATTATGTATTGAATGATGTTCCAGGCCTTGAAAATCCAACAAGTGAAAACATTGCTGTTTGGCTTTGGAACCAATTAAAACCAAAACTTCCTTTACTCGATAAAATCACTTTGTACGAAACTTGCACTAGTTCTTGTGTGTACAGAGGTCCAAAAAAGTAAATGGTTTCCGTTAAGGATTCCTCTCCTCATTCCAGATCTGAAAAAAAAGGTGCCGTAGTACTTTTGTCAGGTGGGCTTGATTCTACCACTTGTTTGTATGAAGCAGCAAGAGAATATGGTCATCCAAAGAATAAAAAATTACCAATCCTTGCTTTATCTTTTGATTATTCTCAAAAACACAAAATAGAATTAGTAAAAAGTAAAAAAATTGCAAAACTTCTCGGAATCAAACATGTGATTCAAAAGTTGGATCCAGGTTTTTTTCTGGGAAGTTCCCTCACTGAAAAAAATATCAAGGTGAGAAAGAATGCAAAATCGTTATTTAGCGGTGTGGAAAAGGAAATCCCTAATACATACGTCCCAGGAAGAAATATTTTATTTCTTTCTTTTGCTTTGTCCCTCGCGGAGGGTCATGGATATGATTCCATTTATATTGGAGTCAATGCACTCGACTATTCTGGATATCCGGATTGCCGGCCTGAGTTCATCGAATCTTTTCAGAAGATGGCAAATTTAGGAACCAAAAAAGGAGTGAGTGGCACAGGTGATTCCATCCAAATCAAAACTCCACTGCTTCACTTAAACAAAAAAGAAATTATTGAACTCGGAATCGAAGTAGACGCTCCACTCCACCTAACGCATTCTTGTTATGATCCCTTACGTGGGAAACCTTGTGGCAAATGTGATTCTTGCATTTTAAGAGCCAAAGGATTTTTGGAAGCTGGAATTTTAGATCCAGCATTATCGATTCGATAAATTTTGATTAGGTCCTAAGTTATGAAAGTAAACATTGGACCTGACATTCTGTGGCAAGCAATCTTGAGTTAGGTGGTAATTCTCTGTCATTCAATTTAAATAAAATGCAAAGACAGACTGTGTGATACCAATGCGATATTTTTTAATTATATTCATTTTATATTTATGTCAATGTAAACCTTTGCCATTGAATAATCCTTCAGATATTCGCACAGATGCCTTTTTAGAAACACAATTACTTCGTTGCCTTTTAGGAGAAATTGATTGTGTAGAAATCCCACAAGACAACCAAGGAGTTCGAGAATGGACGCGGTTTTTGGGAGCAACCGGTGGAGTTCAAACTAGTTCACCTTCTACTATCACGGATCGTTCCGGAAATGTTTACATTGTGGGTACGACCACAGGATCTTTGTCAGGACAAACAAAAATATCTCCCGGATCGTCGAACGATATCTTCGTTTTAAAATTCACTAATGGTGGAGATTTATTATGGGCTCGTCAAATGGGAAGTCCAAGTGCAGCAACGAGTTATGTAGAAGTAATCCATATGGATGTCTTTGGCGATTTGTACATTGTGGGTTCCTCTGGTGGACCGTTTAATGAAATACCAACAAATGGTGCGGGAAGTATTTTGATTAAACTCAACCAGGCAGGATCAGTGCTCTGGACACGTATCTTCCCAACTGCAAGTGAAACCTTAGGATCAGGAGTTACATCTGATCCAGAAGGAAATGTATACATTACGGGAAACACAGAAGAACAGGTTATCAATGCAGACACGGCATTAGGCGGAAGAAATACATTTATCTTTAAATACAATCGAAAAGGCGATTATCTTTGGACAAGACTGATTGATAACGGAGGACCTAGTTCGTATGGCCAACAAATTCAATATGATCCTTATTCTAGAAATATTATACTTGCGGGCCAAGTCGGTGGTTCCGGAACATTTTTTGGAAATTCCTTACCAGGTGGACTCACCGATTCATATTTGCTTGCGTTAAATACAAATGGAATTGTTCAATGGGTTCGACTTCTTGGAATCTCTGGAAGTTCAAGTAGCATCAGAGCTCTTTCCATTGATAAAAAAGGTTCTGCATATGTAACTGGTGATGTCAATGGCAATCTTGACGGCCAAGTCAAATCAGGGGCGATTGTACAGTTTTTAACTCGATACAATATGTATGGCGATAAACTTTGGACCCGTTTGTTAGGAGGAGGTGGTTCTAGTAATACATATACCTATGGCATCTACGCTGATAATACTTCGCATATTTATACAGTAGGAAGTACTACGGGAAATTTATTTGGCATTAATATATTGGGAATTCAAGATGCCTACCTTTCTAAATATGATAACCAAGGAAATTTACTTTGGATTCGTCCTTCTGGAAGTGCTGGTTCTACAGTTTATGGAAGGGGAATCTCTTCTGATAAATACGGAACTCTTTACATTTCTGGCTCTACAGATGGCAATTTTGACAACCAAACCAAACAAGGGACTTACGACGCATTTTTAATAAAGTACCGTTAAAAACACGTCTTTAACATTAGCGATATAAAAAATTAATCCACTTAGCGTTGCCATATACTTGGACTCGAAAGGTTTCGATACAAACTGATTTATAACTAGTTAGCTTTTTGGAATCCAATTGTTATTGTTCGACGCAGATGACTTTCAATGGTTGGCTACAGTCTATTGTTGTGGCATTAAATGAATTTTCTAAAGGAAAACTAAATATTCCTTTCGCCGTAGTCGTACCAATGATTGTTGTTTCATCCACTTGGTTTCTAGACCTTTTTGTCCTAAGTCCAGAAGAGCACGATAGGACTGGAAAATGCTGGTGTTTAAGATTGAATTTCAGATGGGGGTAGGGCACTGCCCGAAAGAGGCAAGCAGTCTGTGTTTACAATTTTTTGTATTTCTAGTTTAAAAGTTTAGGAGTTATATACATTCGTAACCTTTGAATGCAAAGTGATACGAATGTATATTATGTTGATTCTAATCAATAACCAACTGTAAATCTTTGTTTTACATATTTTCTTTCTTCGAGTTCATCTACAAAGGCTTTTACTAAGTCTGCCAGTGAGATATGGCTATGTCCATTGGTATCAACTAGAAGAGACTCTTTTGAAAAACGATATTTACCTGTTTTTGATCCTTCTGGTTCGATAACAGCAGAAGGAGAAAGGAAGGTCCATTCCAATTCGTTTTCTGATCGTAAGTGATTTAGAATCTGCCTTGCACCATCGGCACCGGCAAAATATTCTTTTGGAAATTCTGGTGTGTCAATCAGCTGCACTCCAGGTTGAACTTCCAAAGATCCTGCTCCACCCATAACAATGATCCGTTTGACGCCTGCTTTTTTTGTGGCACCTAGAATGGATAAAGATCCATTGATCATGTTTTCTCTGATATTGGGGTCTGTCCATCCTGGATTATAAGAATCCAAAACGGCATCAGATCCAGAAATGATCTTAGCCAAACCATCTGTATCAAAAATATCCCCTTGGATTTTTTTTAAGTTTGGATGTTCGACTTTTAGTTTTGACGGATCTCGTAAAACAGCTGTCACTTGGTATCCTTTGTTTAAAGATTCTTCTAGAGTTTTGCTTCCAATAAACCCTGTTGCTCCAATCAATGTAATTTTCATCTTTTTCTCCCTTGTTGTTTTGTTGTAACTTACATTATTACATCTACTATAAAAAATATAAATTCCTTATACTTGTTTCTTATAAAAACCATTTTTTTTCGATGTTGTCCGTTGGCGTATTTCTGAACTAACATCCGATAAATTGTATTTTGAAAGTTTGTTTTCCATGGCTTTTTGCGCTTCGTCTAAAATTCCTGTAAGCGCCGATTGGATGTTTTTGCCAATAGGGCAATTTGGATTGGGATGTTCGTGTAAAAGAAACAAGGCATCTTCTTTTTCTGTTGCTTTATAAATATCGAGTAGGTTGATCTCCCTGGCAGGTTTTGACAAAGAGGAACCTTTGACTCCCCTACGTACATTGATGATGCCTGCTTTTTTTAGTTTCCCGAGTAACAAACGAATGATTGCGGGATTGGTGCCCACAGATCCTGCAATTTCCTCTGACGAAGCTTCTCCATCCATTTCCAAAATGGTTAGAATATGAATGGCAACAGAATATCGGCTAGGGATGGACATAAATACTACTTGTAACCACAATTGTTACAGGTTGATTTTATGGCAAGAGGTATTTTTACTAGCGATGCCATTTACTGGGACTAGAAAAATTTTTGGTACGGCCGGGTTTGATATGAAACTTCGATCCTGTATTGAATTTTGGAGCATTGACGCGAGCATTATTGAACTTAAAGCGGCCTGGTTTGATGTCCATTTTCCCTTTTGGTATGTATGTCCTTTCTTTTAGAATCGAAAACAATCCACCTAAATCAATTTCTCCGTAGGTACCACCACCTCCGCCACCAGCTAACTCTTCTTCGCCTTTCTCTTCAGCATCATCATCGTCATCTTCTTCGTTAACATTTTTTTTCATTTGATTGGCAGAGGTCACATCCAAATCAAGAGGTTTTGGTTCTATGTATTTCGATTGGAAATTTACCTGCGAATAAAAATCTATGATATTTGATTCAGCTAACTTTTGTGAGGTTTCCACGTTCGTGTCGTTTGGTAAACTTCTGGTTAGGA comes from Leptospira harrisiae and encodes:
- a CDS encoding Crp/Fnr family transcriptional regulator, translated to MSFFQMVTFPANSYIIVEGKKDANNFYIIREGKVRVTRETAVVGEDPNQVLGPGDFFGVVAAMSQHPQIESATSLTNVSLISVSYDQFGTLIQKSTAVAMNIIRFFSMKLRQFDTTITRLSFRNAVEEDPNELFKIGEYYFQQQNTSHATFAYQSYLKHLPNGQFVPQAKLRLQTSNQPFQAPPIDYNKFNRNYKDSEMIFCEHEPGKELFILQSGKVKISKIVNQNEVMLAVLQAGDIFGEMAILDNKPRSASAVAAGDVELLAINKANFEGMVKAQPQLATRLITLLSERIWIAYKQLANLLLKDPQGRIVDTLMTLAEKNRIKVAPKQGYNFEIGTKDLLKMVGLTDPKDELLISDIMKNNKFIRMDMGKIVCTDMAELEKLVQFYHKKANMENKLKKLK
- a CDS encoding tetratricopeptide repeat protein codes for the protein MRQNSTAWTNSLRVTFTLGILVSMGFFPLLADRSVSQIFADERNQQGELLYKKAKEFLEDRNHYQSVESCKSFLLLYPGHSKTREVRKTLSSNYRMTGDVLALAENELKIYKEFPNTEEGLESYLISGKAYVRMGREDKAYQIFQDIIKNTYSSKIAQEAELELTQMEILGESKNK
- a CDS encoding vWA domain-containing protein encodes the protein MRKKNKNQQLKRNFAILILFFLSFFPLSPQVQPNKRYVFILDASGSMSEKWDGKTRMAVAKEKLLQVLGGLPKDVSVGLVAYGNRIAGCSSARLYHPIQRGAASLVSQKISSIVPAGSTPIAQTLNLVGEFLLNDLQETEIIFISDGVESCDGDPKAVLYQLKQSGKKFRLQVLGIDIDPKGEEDLKRLSILGDGHYYSLKGPEDYDSSFKQIFFSSEQEPKLVSETTNHNTNLAAPSQNQIKILNILPYEDGSESGYILNYEYTAKTNTSYMVQLYLYPAEEKQRSFPVPPLRERRMGDLTKHQIELKIGPEGKGRFVFPLPAGKRMKASAELWDLTGVPKILAISEEKPVHENLSSGRN
- a CDS encoding NUDIX hydrolase, producing MLPYESFVKKLSRDFDEIPDTSEVKSGVIFPLYGSKDIAEGIILTERSKNLKSHPGQISFPGGVKEKEDSNLLVTALREWEEEMGVQSSTLNVLGKLEGLHTRTGFHITPFLATYEGDLSFQHNTEEVERVILLSFSDLWTKPFYAIQVPGREHFAYYFDLGDGLLWGATCEMILRFLRAHSSFDRTPLLVKPNLVVPPFLDPKSL
- a CDS encoding ribonuclease D, producing MQINSNYILVDTAKALDLALINLRQSKIMSIDTESSGYYTYYPKVCLIQINSNGKNYLIDPLKITNLSALGPLFADPNILKIFHSAQDDIKALKRDFGFKFVNTADTMISSRLLSLEQSSLSHVVEHYHKVTLSKVEQKSNWEIRPLQKQQLKYAALDTAYLESIWLKMEEELKRRSLYDEAISEFEFIASEEYVAKEGEGFSLGKFPDILNFTPLERRKILELLRYRDEKAKRINKASFRVFNNDRLSQAVKGHPNEEKCVEWFGKKDGTEIFKLLTAEYNDPIDTSELSKRHGEDLNEDENHKFENAKKWRLRIMRARRMEHSLLPSNKQLIVILRAAPKTLEELKALHVFSDWKVQNYGPSLLAAIQGLPFDSMINRLVAIRSKEAFVAKRRKKQNQNSKDEG
- the purF gene encoding amidophosphoribosyltransferase; the encoded protein is MILQSDKPKEECAIFGIYNSKEAANFTYLGLYSMQHRGQESSGIVTTDGSHLYRYANMGLVANIFTQPKIKELIGDSAIGHNRYSTTGASFLRNAQPIRVESHLGPVALAHNGNLVNSWDIRNKLERDGSIFQTTIDSEVIVHLMAKSHKTDLLEALCESLAQVRGAYSLLVLTPRYLIAVRDPNGFRPLVMGKRSDGAIVFASETCAFDITETEYVRDVEPGEMIVIDHTGMRSLYPFPKAKPSLCIFEYIYFARPDSYIFEESVYKVRKSLGRQLARVMPVEADVIIPVPDSANIAALGYSEESGIPYQSGLVRSHYIGRTFIEPDQKIRDFGAKIKYNVVKEVVNGKRVVIIDDSVMRGTTSRKIIKMIRNAGAKEIHFRVSAPPTVSPCYYGIDIPTHKELIASTHSIDEIQKYLRVDSLAYLTLDTMHKAVEGHKGGGFCDACFTSNYPVEFQDHAGNQKSLFTEYATEE
- the queD gene encoding 6-carboxytetrahydropterin synthase QueD; translation: MEELELSKTFGFEAAHFLPNVPEGHKCKRMHGHSFRFAVYLKGEIDPHTGWIMDFGELKSIVKPILDEHLDHYVLNDVPGLENPTSENIAVWLWNQLKPKLPLLDKITLYETCTSSCVYRGPKK
- the queC gene encoding 7-cyano-7-deazaguanine synthase QueC; this translates as MVSVKDSSPHSRSEKKGAVVLLSGGLDSTTCLYEAAREYGHPKNKKLPILALSFDYSQKHKIELVKSKKIAKLLGIKHVIQKLDPGFFLGSSLTEKNIKVRKNAKSLFSGVEKEIPNTYVPGRNILFLSFALSLAEGHGYDSIYIGVNALDYSGYPDCRPEFIESFQKMANLGTKKGVSGTGDSIQIKTPLLHLNKKEIIELGIEVDAPLHLTHSCYDPLRGKPCGKCDSCILRAKGFLEAGILDPALSIR
- a CDS encoding SBBP repeat-containing protein gives rise to the protein MNNPSDIRTDAFLETQLLRCLLGEIDCVEIPQDNQGVREWTRFLGATGGVQTSSPSTITDRSGNVYIVGTTTGSLSGQTKISPGSSNDIFVLKFTNGGDLLWARQMGSPSAATSYVEVIHMDVFGDLYIVGSSGGPFNEIPTNGAGSILIKLNQAGSVLWTRIFPTASETLGSGVTSDPEGNVYITGNTEEQVINADTALGGRNTFIFKYNRKGDYLWTRLIDNGGPSSYGQQIQYDPYSRNIILAGQVGGSGTFFGNSLPGGLTDSYLLALNTNGIVQWVRLLGISGSSSSIRALSIDKKGSAYVTGDVNGNLDGQVKSGAIVQFLTRYNMYGDKLWTRLLGGGGSSNTYTYGIYADNTSHIYTVGSTTGNLFGINILGIQDAYLSKYDNQGNLLWIRPSGSAGSTVYGRGISSDKYGTLYISGSTDGNFDNQTKQGTYDAFLIKYR
- a CDS encoding NAD(P)-dependent oxidoreductase — protein: MKITLIGATGFIGSKTLEESLNKGYQVTAVLRDPSKLKVEHPNLKKIQGDIFDTDGLAKIISGSDAVLDSYNPGWTDPNIRENMINGSLSILGATKKAGVKRIIVMGGAGSLEVQPGVQLIDTPEFPKEYFAGADGARQILNHLRSENELEWTFLSPSAVIEPEGSKTGKYRFSKESLLVDTNGHSHISLADLVKAFVDELEERKYVKQRFTVGY
- a CDS encoding Rrf2 family transcriptional regulator, encoding MSIPSRYSVAIHILTILEMDGEASSEEIAGSVGTNPAIIRLLLGKLKKAGIINVRRGVKGSSLSKPAREINLLDIYKATEKEDALFLLHEHPNPNCPIGKNIQSALTGILDEAQKAMENKLSKYNLSDVSSEIRQRTTSKKNGFYKKQV